The following proteins come from a genomic window of Bacteroidales bacterium:
- a CDS encoding energy transducer TonB produces MKNKYLFFFTTCLLLLLFTSGIYAVENAGDTCNLYDQVEVKPVFETKNYKEFREYIAKNTLYPPIAIEKKVQGTVYVSFVINEKGKPVNVKVLRPVDKHLDAEAIRVVSSSPRWTPGRHKGVPVKVLMNTRITFQSFETVQNLVKERQKKHHAGDSSSTQGKQ; encoded by the coding sequence ATGAAGAACAAGTATCTATTCTTTTTTACAACATGTTTGTTGCTGCTTTTATTTACCTCTGGTATCTATGCTGTTGAAAATGCCGGTGATACCTGTAACTTGTACGATCAGGTGGAAGTGAAACCGGTATTCGAAACGAAGAATTATAAAGAATTTCGTGAATACATCGCGAAAAATACGCTCTATCCGCCGATAGCAATCGAAAAAAAAGTGCAGGGAACCGTGTATGTTTCATTTGTGATCAACGAAAAAGGGAAACCGGTAAATGTAAAGGTGCTGAGACCGGTCGACAAGCATCTCGATGCCGAAGCCATCCGGGTGGTATCATCGTCGCCCCGTTGGACGCCCGGCCGGCATAAAGGTGTTCCCGTCAAGGTACTGATGAATACAAGGATCACCTTTCAAAGCTTTGAAACGGTTCAGAATCTCGTAAAGGAGCGCCAAAAGAAGCATCACGCCGGCGATAGTTCGTCGACACAAGGGAAGCAATGA
- a CDS encoding energy transducer TonB, with the protein MLLLFTSGIYAVENAGDTCIVYDLVEVKPVFVVENYKEFREYVARNTVYPVEADEKKAQGTVYVSFVINEKGKPENVKVLRPVDKYLDAEAIRVVSSSPRWTPGRHKGVPVKVLMNTRVTFQRFETLQDLVKDRQKKYHASDSSSTRRKK; encoded by the coding sequence ATGCTGCTTTTATTTACCTCTGGTATCTATGCTGTTGAAAATGCCGGCGACACTTGTATCGTATACGACCTGGTGGAAGTAAAGCCGGTATTCGTAGTGGAGAATTATAAAGAATTCCGTGAATACGTCGCGAGAAACACGGTCTATCCGGTGGAAGCAGACGAAAAAAAAGCGCAGGGAACAGTGTATGTTTCATTTGTGATCAACGAAAAGGGGAAACCGGAAAATGTAAAGGTGTTGAGACCGGTCGACAAGTATCTCGATGCCGAAGCCATCCGGGTGGTATCATCGTCGCCCCGTTGGACGCCCGGCCGGCATAAGGGCGTTCCCGTCAAGGTACTGATGAATACGAGGGTCACTTTTCAAAGGTTTGAAACACTTCAGGATCTCGTAAAAGACCGCCAAAAGAAGTATCACGCCAGCGATAGTTCGTCGACACGCAGGAAGAAATGA
- a CDS encoding discoidin domain-containing protein, producing MNRIFLIFSVLFSLTFINGCKDKDDKGPESLDLKTTSLVFNEQAGEGYVNLYSNTTWRTSWNETWLSCTPASGEGNFIVTVSTTPNSNPDVRTGTITLTTDGGITKTIEVTQGGLEAFVIITPGTADVDPLGKDITVEVAASYPWSVQVPDEVKDWIQVKEKTESQAVFTVDPNRTGEDRSAGIIFQLNEYNEKQAILSLSQLLLPEPEDVVFPAAGTMGDDITLTGTNLNLIDEVWFGDSKATIADGRTSESMTVTIPIKDEEGPVDLRIVFHGIYDSVLGSCTLSFPIAPEVEAFPGNGIIGLSITLTGQNFDLVDEILFGSEKGTIAAGRTNESMDVIIPATAAEGDVEIKIIYLSSKEVNVGTINLSIVAPEVTIPAKGFIGDNTTLTGNYFELIDKVYFGDVQGTIASGRTGTSMTVTIPGTAVAGEADLKVTYLGDKEKNVGKINLKQSLALYAGSKIAGTPALTWGAQNTNRMAFCAFDGIYTEDDYKAFEGKYADTYGRELDGTPPNWANSFWQTSSGSKVGEVAPVGVGQVWVKLNYSATTGYGNADGYVTFDRMTIMNRQTNPNPQTYTIEVSDDDATWTKLVSANDAQKGTLASNARVTHEFATPVTAKYVRFVVITSTTNDGSNTGSGGNVATRQIMIYSTQ from the coding sequence ATGAACAGGATTTTTTTAATTTTTAGCGTACTCTTTTCCTTGACATTCATCAACGGATGTAAAGATAAAGACGATAAAGGTCCCGAATCGCTGGATCTGAAAACGACAAGCCTGGTATTCAATGAACAGGCAGGTGAAGGTTATGTCAATCTTTATTCCAATACCACATGGAGAACGAGCTGGAACGAAACGTGGCTGAGTTGTACTCCTGCCTCGGGCGAAGGAAACTTCATCGTGACAGTTTCGACTACTCCCAACTCAAATCCGGATGTGCGCACAGGCACCATTACCCTGACTACCGATGGAGGTATCACAAAAACAATTGAGGTGACGCAGGGCGGACTTGAAGCGTTTGTTATCATTACCCCCGGGACGGCAGACGTAGATCCGTTGGGCAAAGATATCACCGTAGAGGTAGCTGCATCCTATCCGTGGTCGGTACAGGTACCCGACGAAGTAAAAGACTGGATACAGGTGAAAGAGAAAACGGAATCGCAGGCGGTATTTACCGTCGATCCTAACAGGACAGGCGAAGACCGCTCGGCAGGCATCATATTCCAATTGAACGAATATAACGAAAAGCAGGCAATACTCTCCCTGTCGCAGTTACTTCTTCCGGAACCGGAAGATGTTGTATTTCCTGCCGCAGGCACCATGGGGGACGATATTACCCTTACCGGTACCAACCTCAACCTGATCGACGAAGTATGGTTCGGCGACTCGAAAGCTACGATCGCCGACGGAAGAACAAGTGAATCAATGACTGTTACAATTCCTATAAAAGACGAAGAAGGACCGGTCGATCTGAGAATTGTTTTCCACGGCATTTATGATTCAGTACTGGGATCGTGCACTTTGAGCTTCCCGATCGCGCCGGAAGTAGAGGCATTCCCCGGTAATGGTATTATAGGATTAAGCATCACCCTTACCGGCCAGAATTTCGACCTGGTCGATGAGATATTGTTCGGCAGTGAGAAAGGGACCATTGCGGCAGGAAGAACAAATGAGTCGATGGATGTGATCATTCCGGCTACAGCTGCAGAAGGCGATGTTGAAATAAAGATCATTTACCTCAGCAGTAAGGAAGTGAACGTGGGTACGATCAACCTGTCGATCGTTGCACCGGAGGTCACAATCCCCGCTAAAGGATTTATCGGGGATAATACCACCCTTACCGGGAACTATTTCGAACTGATAGATAAGGTATATTTCGGAGACGTTCAGGGAACGATTGCCAGTGGAAGGACAGGCACATCGATGACTGTAACCATACCCGGCACGGCTGTAGCAGGTGAAGCTGACCTGAAAGTTACTTACCTCGGAGACAAGGAAAAGAACGTGGGGAAAATTAATCTCAAACAAAGTCTGGCACTCTATGCTGGATCAAAAATTGCCGGCACTCCCGCACTCACATGGGGTGCGCAAAATACTAATCGTATGGCATTTTGTGCATTTGACGGAATTTATACTGAAGATGATTACAAAGCGTTCGAGGGTAAGTATGCCGACACATACGGTCGTGAGCTGGATGGTACCCCTCCCAACTGGGCAAATTCATTCTGGCAGACAAGCTCAGGATCGAAGGTCGGAGAAGTTGCCCCTGTCGGTGTCGGTCAGGTATGGGTCAAACTGAACTACAGTGCGACCACCGGCTACGGCAATGCCGATGGTTATGTGACTTTCGACAGAATGACGATCATGAATCGCCAGACCAATCCTAACCCTCAAACCTACACTATTGAGGTGAGCGACGATGATGCTACCTGGACAAAACTTGTAAGCGCCAATGACGCACAAAAAGGTACGCTTGCAAGTAACGCAAGGGTGACGCATGAATTTGCGACACCTGTTACAGCGAAATATGTACGGTTTGTAGTTATAACATCTACTACTAACGATGGATCTAACACCGGTAGTGGTGGTAATGTGGCTACGAGACAGATCATGATATACAGTACCCAATAA